In Topomyia yanbarensis strain Yona2022 chromosome 2, ASM3024719v1, whole genome shotgun sequence, one DNA window encodes the following:
- the LOC131680968 gene encoding uncharacterized protein LOC131680968 produces the protein MSETLEEVEGPVTETIDATESWVNGLCTGKKVLLVTNCQAVQRIQIDVIASKRALEQLGVSIDDWLSFNNHVDYAYEKSAKATNSMVRNVPNVSSLRCSTKRRLAGVSSLIIRYVVSAWGVVLKTKRNREMVNRAFRLMLVQNNIVVSLWWRISSSTIGET, from the coding sequence atgagtgagacacttgaagaagtagaGGGGCCGGTGAccgagacaatagacgcgacaGAGAGCTGGGTAAACGGACTCTGCACAGGAAAGAAGGTTTTGTTGGTCACCAACTGccaagcggttcagcggatacagatcgacgtgattgcatcgaagcgtgcttTGGAACAATTGGGAGTGTCAATTGACGactggttgagcttcaacaaccacgtggACTACGCCtacgaaaagtcggcgaaggcaacgaactcAATGGTGAGGAACGTGCCAAACGTTAGCAGTTTGAGGTGCAGTACGAAACGTCGTCTAGCTGGTGTTTCGTCATTGATAATTCGATATGTAGTTTCGGCATGGGGTGTggtgctgaaaaccaagcggaaccgtgaaatgGTGAACAGGGCGTTCCGGCTGATGCTCGtgcagaacaatatcgtcgttTCACTTTGGTGGAGGATATCAAGTTCTACAATCggagaaacgtga
- the LOC131680967 gene encoding uncharacterized protein LOC131680967, whose amino-acid sequence MSNYRDPCSASLNEDDNHTIKLVGNAKRNAITLAKTCENTNELRECRAPKDWSILALQNSRTGKSHYLVICKCPQHFRLEGPLAHDQPTYAGLPGINVYGMLCVPPEPIAAPKPLKTPSSSSIYNKWKVRPALPSSSYRDTEYRSFPNGTSVTATAEK is encoded by the exons ATGTCAAA CTACCGTGACCCCTGCTCGGCTAGTCTGAATGAGGATGACAACCACACGATCAAGCTGGTCGGCAATGCCAAGCGGAATGCCATTACATTGGCCAAAACGTGCGAGAATACCAACGAACTGCGCGAATGCCGAGCTCCCAAAGATTGGTCCATTCTGGCGCTGCAAAACTCTCGAACCGGAAAATCCCACTACCTGGTGATCTGCAAGTGTCCGCAACACTTCCGGCTTG AGGGTCCACTGGCCCACGACCAACCGACGTATGCCGGACTGCCTGGAATCAACGTGTACGGTATGCTGTGCGTCCCACCGGAACCGATTGCAGCCCCCAAGCCCCTGAAAACGCCCAGCTCATCGTCAATCTATAACAAGTGGAAGGTCCGGCCAGCGTTACCTTCGTCGTCCTACCGGGACACCGAGTATCGATCGTTCCCGAACGGAACATCCGTGACGGCAACGGCTGAGAAATAA